A portion of the Lolium rigidum isolate FL_2022 chromosome 1, APGP_CSIRO_Lrig_0.1, whole genome shotgun sequence genome contains these proteins:
- the LOC124677111 gene encoding tricin synthase 2-like: MASNGDVKDIHNSESTKTLLKSDALYEYMLKTMVYPRENEFLRELRLITKEHTYGFMSSPPDEGQLLSLLLKVMGAKNTIEVGVFTGCSVLATALAIPDDGKVVAIDVSREYFNLGLPVIKKAGVAHKVDFREGPAGPILDGLIADEEHEASFDFAFVDADKPNYGKYHEQLLRLVRVGGVLAYDNTLWGGSVAMPDDTPLTEDDIDVRDAMREFNARIAADARVEPVQLPIADGITLCRRIA; encoded by the exons ATGGCTTCGAACGGGGATGTCAAGGACATCCACAACAGCGAAAGCACCAAGACGCTCCTCAAGAGTGACGCCCTCTACGAG TACATGCTGAAGACGATGGTGTACCCACGGGAGAACGAGTTCCTGCGGGAGCTCCGCCTCATCACCAAGGAGCACACCTA TGGGTTTATGTCGTCGCCGCCGGACGAGGGGCAGCTGTTGTCGCTGTTGCTCAAGGTGATGGGCGCCAAGAACACCATCGAGGTCGGCGTCTTCACCGGCTGCTCCGTCCTCGCCACGGCGCTCGCCATCCCGGACGATGGCAAGGTGGTCGCCATTGATGTCAGCAGGGAGTACTTCAACCTCGGCCTCCCCGTCATCAAGAAGGCCGGCGTCGCGCACAAGGTGGACTTCCGCGAGGGCCCCGCCGGCCCGATCCTCGACGGGCTCATCGCCGACGAAGAGCACGAGGCGAGCTTCGACTTCGCCTTCGTGGACGCCGACAAGCCCAACTACGGCAAGTACCACGAGCAGCTGCTGCGACTGGTGCGCGTCGGCGGCGTGCTCGCCTACGACAACACGCTCTGGGGCGGCTCAGTGGCCATGCCCGACGACACGCCGCTCACGGAGGACGACATCGATGTAAGGGACGCCATGAGGGAGTTCAACGCAAGGATCGCCGCCGATGCGCGTGTGGAGCCCGTGCAGCTCCCAATCGCCGATGGCATCACGCTTTGCCGCCGCATCGCATGA